The sequence TACTGGTTGTTACTTGGTTTGGTCCGGTTCCAGAGGCATTAGTGGTAGATTTTCTTGCCGTCGGTCAGGGCGATGCCATCTTGATTCGTTCGCCTTCCGGGCAGGCGGCCCTTATCGACACCGGCCCTCGGATAAGTACCGACAAAGGTGTATGGGACGCCGGGGACAGCATTTTGCTCCCATATTTGCGGGCCCAGGGTGTCCACCGGCTGGAACTGGTGTTTTTGACCCATGGCGATACTGATCACGCCGGCGGCGCTGCGGCCATTATCAGCAGTATGCCGGTGGGGGCAGTAATTGCACCGGCCACCTTCGAGGGTACCGGAGCCGGTTTTGTTCGGGCGGAGTTAGAGCGGCGGGGAGTTCCTCTGTACACCGGTACCAGCGGTCTGAGGGTGGATTTGGGCGCCCACGTAGAGGTAATGGTGCTCAGCCCTCCGCCGGATCCGATAGTTTCTAACGATACTCAAAACGATAATTCATTGGTATTGTACCTGCGCTACGGGCAGTCCGGTTTTTTGTTCACCGGTGACGCTGGACAGCCGGCGGAACAGTACTTATTGAAGCAAGGACTTCCCGGCCCAGTAAATGTGCTCAAAGTAGCTCATCACGGAGCCGCCACCGCCACCACGGAGGAGTTTATCCAACAGCTAAGACCGGAACTGGCGGTAATTTCGGTGGGTAAGAACAATTTCGGTCATCCCAGTCCGGCTACTTTAGAGCGTCTTCTGGCTGGCGGTGCCCTTGTTCTGCGCACGGATGAAGATGGACAAGTTCGGGTTGAGAGCGATGGACAAACACTTGAGGTTTCCACTTTTGCTCAAAACAGGGGGGATAAGAAGTGAAGTGGCAGGAAGTATGGCAGCAACTGGAGCAAAAAGAGGTAGCACCGTGCTACCTTTTGACAGGAGAAGAGACATATTTGATCAGTCAGACCGTGAGCAAGATTGAGGCTGCGCTGGAGTTAGGGGAACTGCGGGATTTCAATATGGAACAGTTGGAAGCCGCCGATATCGACAGCACAACTTTGGCTGCGGCCGTGGCCCAAGCACCCTGGCTAGCCGGACGGCGCTTGGTGGTGGTCCGGGGCTTAAACCCGAGAACCGACAACCAAAAGACCGCCGGGAAAGTGGCGGCCGGATCTACTTTATGGGAGCAGCTACCGCTTATAATTGCGGCTCTTTCGCCTGCTGTTTGTTTGGTTCTTTGTGTTAACGGCAGCGTGGACAAAAGAACCAAAGTAGTCAAGGCTACCGCTAGCATGGGGAAGCTGGTGGAGTTCCCGTATCTGCGGGGACGAGAGCTTGAGCAATGGATCTTACAGCGAGGAAATGAGCTGGGTCTGAGCTGGGAAGGGGGCGCCCTTTCTTATTTGATTCAGCGTACAGGTCAGGGTCTGGCCCAACTGGAGTTGGAACTGCAAAAGTTGGCGGCCTATACCAAAGGCACCGGTCTCGTCCGGCGGCGCGAGATTGAATTATTAGTCCCAGAGTCCAGAGAAAGTCGGGTATTTGCCTTAACAGATGCCGTACTGGCCAAAAACCGCGAACAGGCGTTGTATGTATTGGAGGAACTGCTCAGACAGGGTGAGAAGCCGATAGCTTTGGTTGGCCTCTTGGCTTACCAAGTCCGGGTGGTAGGATTAGCCAAAGCAGCTCTCGAACAAGGGACAGCGAGCCGGGATGTGGCCAAAACGCTGAAAGTACATCCGTTTGTAGCTCAGAAAGCCGTGGCCCAAAGCCGACGTTTTGGCTGGGGCGAACTATATGATCTGATTCGAAAGCTGGCTGCAGCCGATCTCAAACTAAAAAGCACCGCTTTGCCGGCTCAGCTGGTACTGGAGGAAGTGATTCTATCTTAATAAGCGCGGGTTATAACAGGAAGCCCCTTCCTGAGCTCCTGATGGTGGAGAAAGGAAGGGGTTTTATTCTGCGGCCGCTTGGGTCATAGCATTTAGTTTACGTGAAAGTTGTGCCTTTTGGTGGGCTGCCTTATTCTTATGAATCACACCTTTGGCCGCCGCCTTGTCAATAATGCTGAAGGCATTGTCCAACCGCTGCTCTACCTGTTCGGATTCATTGGCAGCCAGGGCTTCATCGAAGCGCCGGATAGCGGTGCGTATACGAGACTTAATTATCGTGTTGTGTAAGCGCCGTTTTTCGCTGCTAAGAACGCGTTTACGGGCGGATTTAATGTTCGCCATTGCTTCACCTCCCCACCTTGGCTGTACCGGACGGGTAAACTCACTAGCACATTGTACCATGGGCCCCTAGGAAAAGCAAGAAGTGCGTCAGCTCAGCCCTTCCCTTGTGGGCGGATGTCTATTCAGGGGTAATCGCAAAGTCAAGGAAGCGGGTACAAGGGTATCGAACAAGTGCCTCTTCACACCATTGTCACAAAAACTCTTCTTCGTTGTCACTTTGCTCCTTCGAAATGACGGGTAATCGGTCCACCTGCTGTGCTACCGGCATAGCTTGAAATTCAATAACGCCATACACCCCTGAATAGACACTGTGGGTGCTAGCCAGGCAGAGCAAGCCAACGGGCTGGGGTCTAAACCGGTCTAGGCTCGAATACGTTTCTAGTATGTTGAGTTAAGACGCTTCTTGACCGGTTGTCAGCGAAAGATTACGACCGGGCTCAAGCTGTTATGCCGGAAGCGAAATGAAGAGGTGAAGCTGGTGCGCTGGCAGGTTATTTATCGACGGTGGCGACTCGGCCTGCCCTTTATAAAAGGCGTTTTGCTGGTGGCCACCTGCTTTTGTTTGGTCAGCTTGGCCGCGGCCGGGTGGCCGCGACTAAGCCTACCTGTGGCCGCGGTGCCTGTGTTTACCGATGGGGGCCAAGGTTTTACTGGACAAGGATTGTTCCGCCGGGTACTGGAGCTTTATGAGGTGGATTTTGTTCAGGTTTTCAGTCAAGGGTTGCCGCTGTCGAGCCGGTACCGGCCGGCTGAAATAGGCCATACAGCGGGTGCCAGTGATTTGTTTCCCTGGCTCAGCCAGAGCTCAAGTAAACTCAAGCTGAGTTTACAGCCTCTGGGCCTGGTTCAGAACGAGCTCGGCTGGTTCCAGTTGGCGGCGCGTGGAGGCGACCGATTCCATGAGCCCCCTAGGTTGGAGACGGCTCCGGTTAACCCCAATGGGCCTCAGGTAGTGTCACCGCAGCCCTTGCCCCAGCCGCTGCAGCCAGTGCTAAAGCCGGAGGGACCGGCGCGAGTGGCGGTATATCATACTCATACCTCAGAGGATTATGTGCCCACGGCCGGCAGCACTCACACCTATGGGCGGGAGGCAGGTATAGTGGCTGTTGGCCGTGAATTGGTGCAACAACTGGAGGAAAAGCACGGCATCCCCTGTATTCATGATATCACCTTGCATGACGCTGATGTGTTTCGCGAGGCTTATTTGCGTTCTGCCGATACAGTGGCCAGACTCCTAAAAGAGCAGCCCAAACTGCAAGTAATTCTAGATATTCACCGTGATGCCCCCAACAAAGATAGTGTCAAGTCTCGCACCATGACCACAACCGAAATCCACGGCCAACAAGTAGGCCGCATCTATATTATAGTTGGCACCGATCGATTAGGATTGGCCCATCCAAGCTGGCCGGAAAACCATGCTTTTGCTCTGGAACTGCAGGGACAACTGGAGGCTTTGTATCCGGGATTGTCCCGTGGGATCAAGATTGACACAGCTCGTTTCAATCAGCAGTTACACCCTCGTCTTATCTTAATTGAAATCGGCGGCGACCAAAACAGTTTGGAGGAAGCGATGTTAGCTGCCGATTATCTGGCTGATGCCTTGGCAGCTTGGTTTCAGAGTCAACCAGGCAGCTAGAATCGGGTTCCGGTTGCCGCCCACTGGGCTAAATGATATAATTTTCGATAGTAAGCCCAGAGGAAGGCGGGAACCCATGACCGATACAGCTTATATCCGAAATTTTTGCATCATCGCCCACATAGATCATGGTAAGTCTACGTTGGCTGATAGAATACTAGAACAGACCGGGGCCTTTTCGGCTCGCGAGATGCAGGATCAGGTACTCGATCAGATGGATCTGGAGCGAGAGCGGGGCATCACCATTAAACTCACACCGGTACGGCTAACCTATTGTGGCCGTGATGGCCACGAATACCAATACAACCTGATCGATACGCCCGGTCACGTAGATTTTAGCTATGAAGTCTCACGCAGTTTGGCCGCCTGTGAGGGGGCTTTGTTGGTAGTTGACGCCACCCAAGGAATCGAGGCTCAAACCTTAGCCAATGCTTATTTGGCCCTGGAGCATGATCTAACCATCATTCCCGTTATTAACAAGATCGACTTACCCTCGGCCAACCCAAATATGGTTAAAAAAGAATTAGAAGATGTGCTGGGGCTGGACGGTGAACTGGCGGTGCTTTGTAGTGCTAAGACCGGCCAAGGGGT is a genomic window of Bacillota bacterium containing:
- the rpsT gene encoding 30S ribosomal protein S20, which translates into the protein MANIKSARKRVLSSEKRRLHNTIIKSRIRTAIRRFDEALAANESEQVEQRLDNAFSIIDKAAAKGVIHKNKAAHQKAQLSRKLNAMTQAAAE
- the holA gene encoding DNA polymerase III subunit delta yields the protein MKWQEVWQQLEQKEVAPCYLLTGEETYLISQTVSKIEAALELGELRDFNMEQLEAADIDSTTLAAAVAQAPWLAGRRLVVVRGLNPRTDNQKTAGKVAAGSTLWEQLPLIIAALSPAVCLVLCVNGSVDKRTKVVKATASMGKLVEFPYLRGRELEQWILQRGNELGLSWEGGALSYLIQRTGQGLAQLELELQKLAAYTKGTGLVRRREIELLVPESRESRVFALTDAVLAKNREQALYVLEELLRQGEKPIALVGLLAYQVRVVGLAKAALEQGTASRDVAKTLKVHPFVAQKAVAQSRRFGWGELYDLIRKLAAADLKLKSTALPAQLVLEEVILS
- a CDS encoding stage II sporulation protein P, yielding MRWQVIYRRWRLGLPFIKGVLLVATCFCLVSLAAAGWPRLSLPVAAVPVFTDGGQGFTGQGLFRRVLELYEVDFVQVFSQGLPLSSRYRPAEIGHTAGASDLFPWLSQSSSKLKLSLQPLGLVQNELGWFQLAARGGDRFHEPPRLETAPVNPNGPQVVSPQPLPQPLQPVLKPEGPARVAVYHTHTSEDYVPTAGSTHTYGREAGIVAVGRELVQQLEEKHGIPCIHDITLHDADVFREAYLRSADTVARLLKEQPKLQVILDIHRDAPNKDSVKSRTMTTTEIHGQQVGRIYIIVGTDRLGLAHPSWPENHAFALELQGQLEALYPGLSRGIKIDTARFNQQLHPRLILIEIGGDQNSLEEAMLAADYLADALAAWFQSQPGS